In Acidisarcina polymorpha, the DNA window CCCGTGTGCTCGGTTCCACGCCGAAGGGCTCATCCGGTTGAAGACCAGCGAGTATTGGTCCTCGAGACGATCCTCGGCTGAATAGGAGTGCTCGACAGCATTCAAACGGACATAGTTGGCGCCGCGACGATCGAGTTCGGCAAAGAGGGGCTTGAACCAGTGGGGCTGTTCGTAATAGATAGCGATGGGCTTGTGGGAATGCGAGGCCATATCCAATAGTTTAATGCTTACGCCTTCGCTGACATCAAATCACGGCCGGCAACAGGAGAGCGAATGACGCAGCAAGACAGTATGTCCGCGCGCAGCCGTCGGCTTCTTTCCGGCTGAGTGTGGCGTTCCTGGGACCGCGGCGAAAGACACTTGAAGGTAAGCAGGGGTTGCGAATGAGAACGATGTGATCCATGCGGGATAGGTCAGAGGAACCTTCGCTCAATCTGGAGGACTGCAAACCGAAGGCGGTTACGTTTGATCCTTGCGGCATCTCAAAAGACGCCGCAAGGATCGGTAATTATGCTTCTTCTGCTGCAATGACGACCTTCAAGTGAGCCGTAACCTCGCGATGCAGGCGCACCGGCACCAGGAACTCGCCAAGCGACTTCAGCGGCTCGTCTAGATGGATCTTTCGGCGATCGATGGTGAAGCCCTTTTCTTCAAGTTGCTGGGCGATGTCAGACGAGGTGACCGACCCAAACAGGTGGTCGTTCTCGCCGGTTTTGCGAGTGAAGTTCAGTGAGGCCGCATCCAATTGCGCGACCAGCGACTCGGCCTCGGTCTTCTCTTTA includes these proteins:
- the rplI gene encoding 50S ribosomal protein L9 → MEVILKEDVNNLGHRGDVVKVAAGYGRNYLLPQNLAMEANAANKAVIEQMKNSAVRKSAKEKTEAESLVAQLDAASLNFTRKTGENDHLFGSVTSSDIAQQLEEKGFTIDRRKIHLDEPLKSLGEFLVPVRLHREVTAHLKVVIAAEEA